A portion of the uncultured Bacteroides sp. genome contains these proteins:
- a CDS encoding TonB-dependent receptor has translation MKENKLTKERALRWKQFNHKGYSAFCSLKKEVNIGVLAVSTLIFANVDVISAQNQVAGQLKNYELEEIEVTGTRVPLTEMQSAKMVTVLSRDEIQAAAVHSINDLLKYAAGVDVRQRGGFGIQTDISVRGGTFDQITILLNGVNITSPQTGHLTADFPVSMNDIERIEVLEGPSARIFGTSAFTGAINIVTKNDKQSHVAINLSGGSYGLFDGGAQANFTKGAFSHQVSGSYNRSDGATQNSDFNTKRAYYQGTYSDKEVDVRWQLGATNQKFGANTFYSAGYPNQYEEVRRHLISVQAETKGRLHFTPGIYWNRWNDHFQLIRGTNTEENFHMTDVYGVNLNAYFNSTWGKTAFGTEIRNEGILSTKLGRLLNKDQYVDIPGENGKQFTKKDNRTNVSYYLEHNILLQKMTISLGALANMNTALDHKYRFYPGIDVSYRPFDKWKFFASWNMALRMPTFTDLYYKSPTLQGNIGLKPEETQAFNLGAKYRNRYLEANMSGFFHKGKNMIDWVMYTPTDDVYHSANFKLDNMGIEVSSTLNFRSLINKDCALDKLNISYAYIHQKRYDDIEIYKSSYAMESLRHKLVARLDHRIWSKLTAGWAFRWQDRTGGYIKYGTNNKSTGVVVSYPSFCLLDLKVSWNDSKYNVFAEANNLLNRTYYDFGNIPQPGFWFRAGMSYRINFK, from the coding sequence ATGAAAGAAAACAAGTTAACCAAAGAACGTGCGCTTCGCTGGAAGCAGTTCAATCACAAAGGTTATTCTGCATTCTGTAGTTTAAAGAAAGAAGTCAACATTGGTGTTCTGGCAGTATCTACACTGATTTTTGCCAATGTTGATGTAATCTCTGCACAGAATCAGGTTGCCGGGCAGCTTAAGAATTACGAGCTGGAAGAGATTGAAGTAACCGGCACTCGCGTTCCGCTGACGGAAATGCAGTCAGCAAAAATGGTAACCGTACTTTCGCGCGATGAAATTCAAGCAGCGGCTGTACACAGTATCAATGATCTCCTGAAATACGCCGCCGGCGTAGATGTCCGCCAACGAGGCGGGTTCGGTATTCAAACCGACATTTCAGTGCGCGGAGGCACATTCGACCAAATTACCATTCTTCTCAACGGGGTAAACATCACTAGTCCCCAAACCGGCCACCTCACAGCCGACTTCCCTGTTTCCATGAACGATATTGAACGAATAGAAGTGCTTGAAGGACCTTCCGCACGCATATTCGGCACCTCGGCTTTCACCGGGGCTATTAATATCGTCACAAAAAACGACAAACAAAGTCATGTTGCCATAAATTTATCAGGCGGTAGCTATGGGCTGTTTGACGGAGGTGCACAAGCAAACTTCACCAAAGGAGCCTTCAGCCATCAAGTATCTGGTAGCTATAATCGTAGCGATGGTGCCACTCAAAACAGTGACTTCAACACTAAGCGAGCCTATTATCAAGGAACATACTCGGATAAAGAAGTAGATGTGCGTTGGCAACTGGGAGCGACTAACCAGAAGTTCGGAGCGAATACTTTCTACTCAGCAGGCTACCCTAATCAGTACGAAGAGGTTCGTCGTCATCTCATCTCCGTACAAGCTGAAACAAAAGGACGGCTTCACTTCACTCCCGGCATTTATTGGAATCGTTGGAATGACCATTTTCAATTAATACGAGGCACCAACACGGAAGAAAACTTTCATATGACAGATGTTTATGGCGTTAACTTAAATGCCTACTTCAACTCCACTTGGGGAAAAACGGCCTTTGGAACAGAAATCAGGAATGAAGGTATTCTGAGCACCAAGCTAGGACGACTTCTAAACAAAGATCAATACGTCGACATTCCGGGTGAAAATGGGAAACAGTTCACGAAAAAAGACAATCGAACGAACGTTAGTTATTATCTGGAACACAATATATTACTACAGAAAATGACGATTTCATTGGGAGCCCTCGCTAACATGAATACAGCACTCGATCATAAATATCGCTTTTATCCGGGCATCGATGTCTCCTATCGTCCATTCGACAAATGGAAGTTCTTCGCTTCATGGAACATGGCACTCCGCATGCCAACCTTTACGGATCTTTATTATAAGAGCCCCACTCTGCAAGGAAATATAGGATTGAAGCCCGAAGAAACACAAGCCTTTAACTTAGGTGCAAAATATCGGAATAGATATCTTGAAGCAAATATGAGTGGATTTTTCCATAAAGGAAAAAACATGATCGACTGGGTGATGTACACGCCTACTGATGATGTTTATCACTCGGCTAACTTTAAGTTAGATAATATGGGCATTGAAGTTTCGTCAACACTAAACTTCCGTTCATTGATAAATAAAGATTGCGCTCTGGATAAATTGAATATCAGCTACGCTTATATCCACCAAAAAAGGTACGATGATATCGAAATCTACAAATCGAGTTATGCGATGGAATCTCTCCGACATAAATTGGTTGCCCGACTCGATCATCGTATCTGGAGCAAATTGACTGCCGGATGGGCCTTTCGCTGGCAAGACCGTACGGGGGGGTATATAAAGTACGGCACAAACAATAAGTCCACAGGTGTAGTGGTTTCTTATCCTTCCTTCTGTCTACTCGACTTGAAAGTGTCTTGGAATGACAGCAAGTACAATGTGTTTGCAGAAGCCAATAATTTGCTAAACCGGACCTACTATGACTTTGGCAATATACCTCAACCGGGATTCTGGTTCAGAGCAGGAATGAGCTACCGCATCAATTTCAAGTAA
- a CDS encoding N-acetylmuramoyl-L-alanine amidase, whose translation MVQLKKYILTLIVGLLISASPLCTSIWAKDFIVVIDPGHGGHDPGAVGSFSKEKNINLNVALKLGKLINNNNDDVKVIFTRSTDVFIPLDRRAEIANNAKADLFISIHTNAVAGSKTAKGASTWTLGLAKSEANLAVAKRENSVILYESDYKTRYAGFNPNSAESYIIFEFMQDKYMSQSVHLASLVQKEFRHTSTRIDRGVHQAGFLVLKASAMPSILVELGFISTPEEEQFLNQDEGTSSLAKGIYKAFLTYKREHEIRATGTSRTIIPADDKEDYKAEEKPDSSLHRVMTKEQLPAQQTISKDNIRSSEEIIFKIQILTSATLLPQNDKRFKGLKEVENYQEGGIYKYTYGASTDYNKVLKTRRSIVNDFKDSFIIAFKNGEKININAAINEFKRNK comes from the coding sequence ATGGTACAGCTAAAGAAATACATATTAACGCTTATTGTTGGCCTATTAATATCGGCTTCACCCCTATGCACCAGTATATGGGCTAAAGATTTTATTGTAGTCATAGATCCCGGGCACGGTGGACACGACCCTGGTGCCGTAGGTAGCTTTTCTAAAGAGAAGAACATTAATTTGAATGTGGCCCTCAAATTGGGCAAACTTATTAATAACAACAATGATGACGTAAAAGTGATATTCACTCGAAGCACAGACGTCTTCATCCCACTCGACAGACGAGCTGAAATAGCAAATAATGCAAAGGCAGATCTTTTTATTTCTATTCATACCAATGCCGTTGCCGGATCAAAAACAGCCAAAGGAGCCTCAACATGGACACTGGGTCTTGCAAAGTCCGAAGCCAATCTTGCTGTTGCCAAACGAGAGAATTCCGTGATCCTGTACGAGAGTGATTATAAAACAAGGTATGCGGGATTCAACCCTAATTCTGCCGAGTCATATATCATTTTCGAATTTATGCAAGACAAGTACATGTCTCAAAGTGTCCATTTAGCGTCTTTAGTGCAGAAAGAATTTCGTCACACATCCACCAGGATTGACCGTGGCGTGCATCAAGCCGGATTTTTAGTATTGAAAGCTAGCGCCATGCCTAGTATACTGGTAGAGCTAGGGTTTATCTCCACCCCTGAAGAAGAGCAGTTCCTAAACCAAGACGAAGGAACTTCTTCTCTGGCCAAAGGCATTTACAAGGCATTCCTCACGTACAAAAGAGAACATGAAATTAGAGCAACCGGAACAAGCCGAACCATAATACCCGCAGACGACAAAGAAGACTACAAAGCCGAAGAAAAGCCAGATAGTTCATTACACCGTGTAATGACTAAAGAGCAACTTCCAGCGCAACAAACAATCTCAAAAGACAACATCAGAAGTTCTGAAGAGATTATCTTCAAAATTCAAATACTCACTTCTGCAACCCTACTCCCGCAAAATGACAAACGTTTCAAAGGACTTAAAGAAGTAGAGAATTACCAAGAAGGAGGAATATATAAATACACTTATGGAGCTTCAACCGACTATAACAAAGTATTAAAGACCCGCCGCTCTATAGTTAACGATTTCAAAGATTCCTTCATCATTGCCTTTAAAAACGGTGAAAAGATAAATATCAATGCGGCTATTAATGAATTTAAAAGAAATAAATAA
- a CDS encoding MlaD family protein yields the protein MKYFTKEVKIGIASIMALCVIVYGLNYLKGVSMFKPSSYFYVKYQNINGLAKSSPVFADGYRIGIVREIAYDYTHPGNVTVEVELDKDMRIPKGSSAELVSEMLGGVRMNILLANNPRESYSTGDTIPGLLNNGLMESVSTLMPQMEKILPKLDSILASLNTILSDPNIPTALNSIKNTTANLEVASGQLKVLMRKDVPLLAGKLNTIGDNFVVVSSNLKDIDYAATFNKIDSTLANIKLITERLNSKDNSMGLLLNDPQLYNNLNTTSANAASLLEDLKINPKRYVHFSLFGRKQK from the coding sequence ATGAAATACTTTACGAAAGAAGTTAAAATAGGAATAGCAAGTATTATGGCACTATGTGTAATAGTCTATGGCCTCAATTATTTAAAGGGAGTTAGCATGTTCAAGCCAAGCAGCTATTTCTACGTGAAATATCAGAACATTAATGGATTGGCCAAATCAAGCCCGGTGTTTGCCGACGGATACCGTATCGGTATTGTGCGAGAGATAGCTTATGATTATACACATCCAGGCAACGTGACTGTTGAAGTTGAACTAGACAAAGACATGCGAATACCCAAAGGCAGTTCCGCCGAACTTGTCTCCGAAATGCTGGGAGGAGTCCGAATGAACATCTTACTAGCAAATAATCCTCGAGAAAGTTATTCAACCGGAGATACAATTCCAGGCTTATTAAACAACGGCTTAATGGAAAGTGTATCAACACTCATGCCCCAGATGGAGAAAATTTTGCCTAAATTGGATTCTATCCTTGCTTCATTAAACACCATCCTCAGTGATCCAAACATACCAACCGCCCTCAATTCGATTAAAAATACCACAGCCAACTTAGAAGTGGCCAGCGGACAACTAAAGGTATTAATGAGAAAGGACGTACCACTATTGGCAGGAAAGCTAAACACTATTGGGGATAACTTTGTAGTAGTAAGCAGTAATTTGAAAGACATAGATTATGCAGCCACATTCAATAAAATAGACTCTACATTGGCTAACATAAAATTAATTACAGAAAGGTTAAATAGCAAAGATAATTCAATGGGATTGCTACTCAATGACCCACAATTATATAATAACCTAAATACAACTAGCGCCAATGCAGCCAGTTTGCTCGAAGATTTAAAAATAAACCCGAAACGCTATGTACACTTCTCATTATTTGGCAGGAAACAGAAGTAG
- the dnaA gene encoding chromosomal replication initiator protein DnaA, which yields MIETNHVGLWNRCLLVIRDNVPETTYNTWFVPIIPLKYEDKTLTVQVPSQFFYEFIEDKFVDLLRATLYKVIGEGTKLMYNVMVDKSSKTTINLEASSRSTAIPQKNGSRYGNKSPNVLQAPAPQDLDPQLNPDYNFESFIEGYSNKLSRSVAEAVAQNPAKTVFNPLFIHGASGVGKTHLANAIGTKIKELFPEKRVLYVSAHLFQVQYTDSVRNNTTNDFINFYQTIDVLIIDDIQEFAGVTKTQNTFFHIFNHLHQNGKQLILTSDRAPILLQGVEERLLTRFKWGMVAELEKPSVELRKDILKNKIHRDGLQFPPEVIDYIAENVNESVRDLEGIVISIMAHSTIYNKEIDLELAQRIVRKIVRNETKAVTIDDIVGITCKHFELDPTMIHTKSRKREVVLVRQVAMYLAKKHTDFSSSRIGQLIGNKDHATVLHACKIVKEQCEVDKSFSSDIQNIEISLKKRI from the coding sequence ATGATTGAAACAAATCATGTCGGGTTATGGAACCGCTGTCTTCTGGTTATACGAGACAATGTTCCTGAAACGACATATAATACTTGGTTTGTCCCCATTATCCCTTTAAAATATGAGGACAAAACACTAACTGTACAAGTCCCTAGTCAGTTCTTTTATGAATTCATAGAAGATAAATTTGTGGATCTGCTCCGTGCCACCCTATATAAAGTTATTGGTGAGGGCACGAAGTTGATGTATAATGTAATGGTGGACAAGAGTTCTAAAACGACGATTAATCTTGAGGCAAGTAGCCGCTCAACTGCTATCCCGCAGAAGAATGGGTCTCGTTATGGGAATAAATCCCCCAACGTCCTGCAAGCTCCTGCTCCACAAGACTTAGATCCTCAATTGAACCCTGATTATAACTTCGAGAGTTTCATTGAAGGATATAGCAACAAATTGTCGAGAAGTGTAGCAGAAGCTGTGGCACAAAATCCAGCAAAGACAGTATTTAACCCCCTTTTCATTCATGGAGCTTCAGGAGTAGGGAAAACTCATTTGGCTAACGCTATAGGGACAAAAATTAAAGAGCTCTTTCCTGAGAAAAGAGTTTTATATGTTTCTGCGCATCTATTCCAAGTGCAATACACTGATTCAGTACGCAATAACACGACCAACGACTTTATCAACTTCTATCAGACCATTGACGTACTAATTATAGACGATATACAAGAATTCGCAGGAGTTACCAAGACTCAAAACACATTCTTCCATATCTTCAATCACCTTCACCAAAACGGTAAACAATTGATTCTCACATCAGATCGTGCCCCAATTTTGTTGCAAGGCGTAGAAGAAAGATTACTGACCCGCTTTAAATGGGGAATGGTAGCAGAGTTAGAAAAGCCCTCTGTTGAATTAAGAAAAGACATATTAAAGAATAAGATACATAGGGATGGATTGCAATTTCCGCCAGAGGTCATTGATTATATCGCTGAAAATGTGAATGAAAGCGTACGAGATTTGGAAGGGATTGTGATTTCGATAATGGCACATTCTACAATCTATAATAAAGAAATAGATTTAGAATTGGCTCAAAGAATCGTTCGCAAAATTGTCCGTAATGAGACTAAGGCAGTTACAATAGACGATATCGTAGGCATCACATGCAAACACTTTGAGTTAGACCCAACAATGATTCATACAAAATCAAGAAAGAGAGAAGTAGTACTAGTTAGACAAGTAGCGATGTATCTAGCTAAGAAGCATACCGATTTTTCGTCTTCTCGAATAGGGCAATTGATAGGAAACAAAGATCATGCAACTGTACTACACGCCTGCAAAATAGTCAAAGAGCAGTGCGAAGTTGACAAAAGTTTCAGCTCAGACATACAAAATATAGAAATATCCTTAAAAAAAAGGATATAA
- a CDS encoding NADPH-dependent oxidoreductase, whose translation MESIKNRRTIRKYQQKDISDTLLNEMLEISFRASTVGNMQVYSVIVTRNVKMKAKLSPAHFNQPMVNQAPVVLTFCADFRRFSRWCEERRAVPGYDNFQSFMNAAIDTLLVAQTFCTVAEEKGLGICYLGTTTYNPQTIIDALELPKLVFPITTITLGYPDESPEQVDRLPFEAIIHKEHYHDYTASDIDCIYRNKESLDANKRFVEENHKETLAQVFTDIRYTKKVNEFTSETLLQAIRQQGFL comes from the coding sequence ATGGAATCAATAAAAAATAGAAGAACAATAAGGAAGTATCAGCAAAAAGATATTTCAGATACACTGTTAAATGAAATGCTCGAGATCTCTTTCCGAGCTTCTACGGTTGGCAATATGCAGGTTTATAGTGTGATAGTGACCCGTAATGTTAAAATGAAAGCGAAACTTTCACCAGCTCATTTCAATCAGCCGATGGTTAATCAGGCGCCGGTGGTACTCACCTTCTGTGCTGATTTTAGACGCTTTAGTAGATGGTGTGAAGAGCGAAGGGCAGTGCCGGGATACGATAACTTTCAATCATTTATGAATGCTGCAATTGATACTCTTTTGGTTGCTCAAACCTTTTGTACTGTGGCAGAAGAAAAGGGTTTAGGCATTTGTTATCTTGGAACTACTACCTATAATCCGCAAACGATTATTGATGCGCTAGAATTACCTAAATTAGTTTTTCCTATAACCACGATTACTTTGGGCTATCCGGATGAATCTCCGGAGCAAGTAGATCGGTTGCCTTTTGAGGCTATTATACACAAGGAGCATTACCACGATTATACTGCCTCGGATATCGATTGCATATATAGAAACAAAGAATCTCTTGATGCAAATAAAAGATTTGTAGAAGAGAATCATAAAGAAACTTTGGCTCAGGTGTTTACGGATATTCGTTATACCAAAAAGGTTAATGAATTTACTTCTGAAACTTTATTGCAAGCAATTCGTCAGCAAGGTTTTTTATAG
- a CDS encoding adenosylcobalamin-dependent ribonucleoside-diphosphate reductase has translation MEKQIYSYNESYEESLRYFQGDELAARVWVNKYAVKDSFGNIYEKSPEDMHWRIANEIARIESRYKNALSAKELFDLLDHFKYIVPQGSPMTGIGNNYQVASLSNCFVIGIDGAADSYGAIIKIDEEQVQLMKRRGGVGHDLSHIRPKGSPVKNSALTSTGIVPFMERYSNSTREVAQDGRRGALMLSVSIKHPDSEAFIDAKMTEGKVTGANVSVKLDDAFMTAAVEGKKYVQQYPVDSDHPTTVKEIDASSLWKKIVHNAWKSAEPGVLFWDTIIKESVPDCYADLGYKTVSTNPCGEIPLCPYDSCRLLAINLYSYVVNPFKKDAYFDFELFKKHVRLAQRIMDDIIDLELEKIERIIAKINEDPEEGEIKRAERVLWEKIYKKSGQGRRTGVGITAEGDMLAALNLRYGTAEATDFSEGIHKTVAINAYRSSVEMAKERGAFEIYSSEREKNNPFINRLREADPELYKEMEKYGRRNIACLTIAPTGTTSLMTQTTSGIEPIFLPVYKRRRKVNPNDTQVHVDFVDETGDAFEEYIVFHHKFVTWMEANGYNPSKRYTQEEIDDLVAKSPYYKATSNDVDWLMKVKMQGKIQKWVDHSISVTINLPSNVDEDLVNRLYVEAWKSGCKGCTVYRDGSRSGVLLSTKSDKKEELPPCKPPTVVEVRPTILEADVVRFQNNKDKWVAFVGLLDGRPYEIFTGLQDDDEGILLPKTVTTGRIIKSVDENGNKRYDFQFENKRGYKTTIEGLSEKFNKEYWNYAKLISGVLRWRMPIEQVIKLVGSLQLDSESINTWKNGVERALKKYIQDGTEARGKRCPNCGNETLVYQEGCLICTTCGASRCG, from the coding sequence GTGGAAAAACAGATTTACTCATACAACGAATCTTACGAAGAATCTTTACGATATTTTCAAGGAGATGAACTTGCAGCAAGGGTTTGGGTCAACAAATACGCAGTTAAAGATTCTTTCGGAAACATTTACGAAAAGTCTCCCGAAGACATGCATTGGAGAATTGCTAATGAGATAGCTCGAATCGAATCAAGATATAAAAATGCGCTCAGTGCAAAAGAGCTTTTTGATCTATTAGATCACTTTAAATATATTGTTCCCCAAGGCAGTCCAATGACTGGAATTGGCAACAATTACCAAGTTGCTTCTTTATCTAACTGTTTTGTCATAGGCATCGATGGTGCTGCAGACTCGTATGGTGCCATTATTAAAATAGATGAAGAACAAGTGCAGTTAATGAAAAGACGCGGGGGAGTCGGACACGACCTTTCTCATATCCGTCCCAAAGGATCGCCGGTAAAAAACTCCGCTTTGACCTCTACCGGAATTGTACCTTTCATGGAGCGCTACTCAAATTCAACACGGGAGGTAGCTCAGGATGGACGCCGAGGTGCATTAATGTTAAGTGTTTCTATCAAACACCCTGATTCAGAAGCTTTTATTGATGCCAAAATGACGGAAGGTAAAGTTACCGGAGCCAATGTTTCAGTTAAACTAGATGATGCTTTCATGACTGCAGCAGTTGAAGGCAAAAAATACGTTCAGCAGTACCCTGTTGATTCCGATCACCCGACGACAGTTAAAGAAATAGACGCATCCTCATTATGGAAGAAAATTGTGCATAATGCTTGGAAGTCAGCAGAACCGGGAGTTCTATTCTGGGACACCATCATCAAAGAATCCGTACCGGATTGCTATGCCGACCTTGGATATAAAACAGTTTCGACTAATCCATGTGGAGAAATACCTTTATGCCCTTACGATTCTTGTCGCTTATTAGCCATTAATTTATATTCATATGTCGTAAATCCATTTAAAAAAGACGCATACTTTGATTTTGAATTGTTCAAGAAGCACGTCAGACTGGCCCAACGTATCATGGATGACATCATTGATCTTGAGTTGGAAAAGATAGAACGCATTATAGCAAAAATCAACGAAGATCCGGAAGAGGGAGAAATAAAACGTGCCGAACGTGTACTTTGGGAAAAAATCTATAAGAAAAGTGGTCAAGGCAGACGAACCGGAGTAGGTATAACGGCAGAAGGTGATATGTTAGCTGCTTTAAATTTACGGTATGGAACGGCAGAAGCAACCGATTTCTCTGAAGGAATACATAAGACTGTTGCGATCAACGCTTACCGCTCTTCGGTGGAAATGGCTAAGGAACGTGGCGCTTTTGAAATATACAGCAGCGAAAGAGAGAAAAACAATCCGTTTATAAATCGTCTTCGTGAAGCTGATCCTGAATTATATAAAGAGATGGAGAAATATGGACGACGCAATATTGCGTGCCTTACGATTGCTCCGACCGGAACAACAAGCTTGATGACACAGACTACTTCAGGAATTGAACCCATCTTTTTGCCAGTATATAAGCGAAGAAGAAAAGTGAACCCAAATGACACGCAGGTACATGTTGATTTCGTAGATGAAACAGGCGATGCTTTTGAAGAATATATTGTTTTCCACCACAAATTCGTAACTTGGATGGAGGCTAACGGCTATAACCCATCTAAACGATATACGCAAGAAGAAATAGATGATTTAGTGGCAAAATCCCCTTATTACAAAGCGACATCTAATGATGTTGATTGGCTAATGAAAGTGAAGATGCAAGGAAAAATTCAGAAATGGGTTGATCACTCAATCAGTGTTACCATAAACCTACCGAGCAATGTGGATGAAGATTTGGTAAATCGTTTGTATGTTGAAGCTTGGAAATCTGGCTGCAAAGGCTGCACCGTTTATCGTGATGGCTCACGTTCAGGAGTGCTACTCTCTACCAAGTCCGATAAGAAAGAAGAACTCCCACCTTGCAAACCACCCACGGTAGTGGAAGTACGGCCAACTATATTGGAAGCCGATGTCGTTAGGTTCCAAAACAATAAAGATAAATGGGTTGCTTTTGTGGGCCTACTCGACGGCAGGCCATATGAAATATTCACTGGTCTGCAAGATGACGATGAAGGTATATTACTGCCAAAGACTGTCACCACAGGACGAATTATTAAAAGTGTAGACGAGAATGGAAATAAACGATATGACTTTCAGTTTGAAAACAAACGCGGATACAAAACGACCATTGAAGGTTTATCCGAAAAGTTCAACAAAGAGTATTGGAACTACGCTAAATTAATATCGGGAGTACTTCGTTGGAGAATGCCTATCGAACAAGTAATCAAATTAGTTGGTTCTCTTCAACTTGACAGCGAAAGCATCAATACATGGAAAAATGGTGTTGAACGTGCACTAAAAAAATATATCCAAGATGGAACCGAAGCAAGAGGGAAGAGATGCCCAAACTGTGGAAATGAAACATTGGTATATCAAGAAGGTTGTCTTATATGTACAACCTGCGGCGCATCAAGATGTGGATAA